The Deinococcus planocerae genome contains a region encoding:
- a CDS encoding ABC transporter substrate-binding protein, protein MKKLLLTASLTAAALAAQAGAVTVTIDCGAGPGYDLCKEGVNRWAKKTGNTAKFFESPNNSTDHLGLIQQQLAAKSPDIDVYLLDIVWPGLLSDQLVDLKGKVPASELSGHFKGIVDANTVNGKLVAVPWWTDAGLLYYRTDLLKKYGYNAPPRTWAELVTMARKIQAGERKTSKAFTGFVFQGRNGESLTCNALEWVAAFGGGTIVDDSGKITVNNPRAAQALGTAASWIRDITPAGVIAYDEEQARGVFQSGNAAFMRNWPYAWALGQSADSRVRGKIGVAALPAGPGGRAAATLGGWNLGVNGYSKNQAAAIDLIRYLTGPQEQKIRATVPGASFNPTLQALYKDPEVLKANPFFGSLLGVFTNAVARPSGPTKGKYNQVSQAFANAASSVLNRKATGQAAVTQLSTELARIKGRGW, encoded by the coding sequence ATGAAGAAGCTGCTTCTGACCGCGAGCCTCACCGCCGCCGCCCTCGCCGCCCAGGCGGGAGCCGTCACCGTGACCATCGACTGTGGGGCGGGCCCCGGCTACGACCTGTGCAAGGAGGGCGTGAACCGCTGGGCCAAGAAGACCGGCAACACGGCCAAGTTCTTCGAGAGTCCCAACAACTCCACCGACCACCTCGGCCTGATCCAGCAACAGCTCGCCGCCAAGAGCCCTGACATCGACGTATACCTGCTCGACATCGTGTGGCCGGGCCTGCTCTCGGACCAGCTCGTGGACCTGAAGGGCAAGGTTCCCGCCTCTGAACTCAGCGGGCACTTCAAGGGCATCGTCGACGCGAACACCGTGAACGGCAAACTTGTCGCCGTCCCCTGGTGGACGGACGCGGGCCTGCTGTACTACCGCACGGACCTCCTGAAGAAGTACGGCTACAACGCCCCTCCCAGGACCTGGGCCGAACTGGTCACCATGGCGAGGAAGATTCAGGCGGGCGAGCGCAAGACGAGCAAGGCCTTCACGGGGTTCGTCTTCCAGGGCCGCAACGGAGAGAGCCTGACCTGCAACGCGCTGGAGTGGGTCGCCGCCTTCGGGGGCGGCACCATCGTCGACGACAGCGGCAAGATCACCGTCAACAACCCCAGGGCCGCCCAGGCGCTGGGTACTGCCGCGAGCTGGATTCGTGACATCACTCCCGCCGGGGTGATCGCGTACGACGAGGAGCAGGCACGCGGCGTCTTCCAGTCCGGCAACGCCGCCTTTATGCGCAACTGGCCGTACGCCTGGGCGCTCGGGCAAAGCGCCGACTCCCGGGTGAGGGGCAAGATCGGCGTGGCGGCCCTGCCCGCCGGGCCGGGGGGCAGGGCCGCCGCCACCCTCGGCGGCTGGAACCTCGGCGTGAACGGCTACTCGAAGAACCAGGCGGCGGCCATCGACCTGATCCGTTACCTCACCGGCCCGCAGGAGCAGAAGATTCGCGCCACCGTGCCGGGCGCCTCCTTCAACCCCACCCTGCAAGCGCTCTACAAGGACCCCGAGGTCCTGAAGGCCAACCCCTTCTTCGGGAGCCTGCTGGGCGTGTTCACGAACGCCGTGGCCCGCCCCTCGGGCCCGACCAAGGGGAAATACAATCAGGTCTCGCAGGCCTTTGCCAACGCCGCCAGCAGCGTGCTTAACCGCAAGGCCACGGGGCAGGCGGCGGTCA
- a CDS encoding glycoside hydrolase family 13 protein: MAWWKQSVVYQIYPRSFLDTDGDGVGDLRGITARLDYLHTLGVDVIWLCPVYPSPNDDGGYDISDYRGIQPEFGTMADFDALLAGLHARGMRLVMDLVVNHTSDEHPWFVESRRSKDNPYRDFYLWRPGKGGGPPNNWGSHFGGSAWKYDPRTDEYFLHLFSERQPDLNWENPRVREEVHDLMRFWLDKGVDGFRMDTINMLSKAPDFPEGTARGDHPLAEEHFLNGPRLFAYLREMKDRVLSGYDVLTVGETPGVSPELGLAYTDAAQGVLSMIFQFDHMALDKDPGHPTPRWTHVPWSLAELREVTTRWQRALHGQGWNSLYLSNHDVPRMVSRFGDDGEHRVASAKLLATFLHTLEGTPYVYQGDEIGMTNVRFPSIEAYRDVDTLNFYRERVTEGGHSPEETLALIHAKGRDNARTPMQWDASPNAGFTTGIPWIGVNPNHTEINVEAALRDPNSVFWYLRDLIRLRRTYPVIVEGRYDLLLPDHPTVYAYTRTTGGEQLLVLLNFSRETVRLAWPLDSPPSPSTRLLLANYAAPGGPEQCLTLRPYEARVYLTPGEEVSA; the protein is encoded by the coding sequence ATGGCGTGGTGGAAACAGAGCGTCGTCTACCAGATCTACCCCCGCAGTTTCCTCGACACCGACGGCGACGGGGTGGGCGACCTGCGCGGTATCACGGCGAGGCTCGACTACCTGCACACGCTCGGGGTGGACGTGATCTGGCTGTGCCCAGTCTACCCGTCCCCGAACGACGACGGCGGCTACGACATCAGTGACTACCGGGGCATCCAGCCCGAGTTCGGCACGATGGCGGACTTCGACGCCCTGCTCGCCGGATTGCACGCGCGCGGGATGCGGCTGGTGATGGACCTCGTGGTGAACCACACCTCGGACGAGCACCCCTGGTTCGTGGAGTCGCGCCGCTCGAAGGACAACCCCTACCGCGACTTCTACCTCTGGCGACCGGGCAAAGGCGGCGGGCCACCGAACAACTGGGGCTCGCACTTCGGCGGCTCGGCGTGGAAGTACGACCCGCGGACGGACGAGTATTTCCTCCACCTCTTCTCCGAGCGGCAGCCCGACCTGAACTGGGAAAACCCCCGGGTGCGCGAGGAGGTCCACGACCTGATGCGCTTCTGGCTCGACAAGGGCGTGGACGGCTTTCGGATGGACACCATCAACATGCTCTCCAAGGCGCCCGACTTCCCCGAGGGGACCGCGCGGGGCGACCACCCCCTCGCGGAGGAACACTTCCTCAACGGGCCGCGCCTGTTCGCCTACCTGCGGGAGATGAAAGATCGGGTCCTGTCGGGGTACGACGTGCTCACCGTCGGGGAGACGCCGGGGGTCAGCCCCGAACTCGGCCTCGCGTACACGGACGCGGCGCAGGGCGTGCTGAGCATGATCTTCCAGTTCGACCACATGGCGCTCGACAAGGACCCGGGGCACCCCACGCCGAGGTGGACGCACGTGCCGTGGAGCCTCGCCGAGCTGCGGGAGGTCACGACCCGCTGGCAGCGCGCCCTGCACGGCCAGGGGTGGAACAGCCTCTACCTCTCCAACCACGACGTGCCCCGGATGGTCTCGCGCTTCGGGGACGACGGGGAGCACCGCGTGGCGTCCGCCAAGCTCCTCGCCACCTTCCTGCACACGCTGGAGGGCACCCCCTACGTCTACCAGGGCGACGAGATCGGCATGACGAACGTGCGCTTTCCTTCCATCGAGGCCTACCGCGACGTGGACACCCTGAACTTCTACCGGGAGCGGGTGACCGAGGGCGGCCACTCCCCGGAGGAGACGCTCGCCCTGATCCACGCCAAGGGCCGCGACAACGCCCGCACGCCGATGCAGTGGGACGCCTCCCCCAACGCGGGCTTCACCACGGGCATCCCCTGGATCGGCGTCAACCCCAACCACACGGAGATCAACGTCGAGGCGGCGCTGCGTGACCCGAACTCGGTCTTCTGGTACCTCCGCGACCTGATCCGGCTGCGGCGCACGTACCCGGTGATCGTGGAGGGCCGGTACGACCTCCTGCTGCCCGACCACCCCACGGTGTACGCCTACACGCGGACGACCGGGGGCGAACAGCTCCTCGTCCTGCTGAACTTCAGCCGGGAGACGGTGAGGCTCGCCTGGCCGCTCGACTCCCCCCCCTCGCCCTCCACGCGGCTGCTCCTGGCGAACTACGCGGCGCCGGGGGGGCCGGAACAGTGCCTGACCCTTCGCCCCTACGAGGCGCGGGTGTACCTCACCCCGGGAGAGGAGGTGAGCGCCTGA
- a CDS encoding LacI family DNA-binding transcriptional regulator has translation MEPTIRDVARRANVSTATVSRVLNGRHWVAEETRAAVLGAVQELNYKPNAVARSLMSAQTKTLAILFPKVSDMFSGTVLGGVEDAAQGRGFSVIVGRTGGDHERTLGYLQLLAEKRVDGLIFASEVLRGEYAEFIGRLRLPLVVLSGESARPGTPTIRCDDRQAAYAATSYLIGQGHERIGMLYGGPHETPEQSSRLSGFHEAHRDHGLVVEPGRVLCLGGFAFRDGQTGGAALLGQAQGLTAVFASSDELALGVMSAAFKRGLRVPDDLSVMGFDDLPLAEMSLPPLTTVRQPLYGMGRRAATMLLDHIQGVQPLGGHAIFPTTIVERQSVRRV, from the coding sequence ATGGAACCGACGATTAGGGACGTGGCGAGGCGTGCGAACGTCTCGACCGCGACGGTTTCGCGGGTCCTGAACGGGAGGCACTGGGTGGCGGAGGAGACGAGGGCCGCGGTGCTCGGCGCCGTGCAGGAGCTGAACTACAAGCCCAACGCGGTCGCCCGGAGCCTGATGAGCGCCCAGACGAAGACGCTGGCGATCCTCTTTCCCAAGGTGTCGGACATGTTCTCGGGCACGGTGCTCGGCGGGGTGGAGGACGCGGCGCAGGGGCGCGGCTTCAGCGTGATCGTGGGCCGGACGGGCGGCGACCACGAGCGCACGCTGGGATACCTGCAACTCCTCGCCGAGAAGCGGGTGGACGGCCTGATCTTCGCCAGCGAGGTGCTGCGGGGCGAGTACGCGGAGTTCATCGGGCGGCTGCGCCTCCCGCTCGTCGTCCTGTCGGGCGAGAGCGCGCGGCCCGGGACCCCCACCATCCGCTGCGACGACCGCCAGGCCGCCTACGCGGCGACCTCGTACCTGATCGGCCAGGGCCACGAGCGGATCGGGATGCTCTACGGCGGCCCGCACGAGACGCCCGAGCAAAGTAGCCGCCTTTCGGGCTTCCACGAGGCGCACCGCGACCACGGCCTCGTGGTGGAGCCGGGGCGGGTGCTGTGCCTGGGGGGCTTCGCCTTCCGGGACGGGCAGACGGGCGGCGCGGCCCTGCTGGGGCAGGCGCAGGGCCTCACCGCCGTCTTCGCCAGCAGCGACGAGCTCGCCCTGGGGGTCATGTCCGCCGCCTTCAAGCGGGGGTTGCGGGTGCCCGACGACCTCAGCGTCATGGGCTTCGACGACCTTCCCCTCGCCGAGATGAGCCTGCCGCCGCTGACCACCGTGCGTCAGCCCCTGTACGGCATGGGGCGCCGCGCGGCGACGATGCTCCTCGATCACATCCAGGGCGTCCAACCGCTCGGGGGGCACGCGATCTTCCCCACCACCATCGTGGAGCGGCAGAGCGTGCGCAGGGTCTAG
- a CDS encoding ABC transporter substrate-binding protein, with product MKALLTSLAALSLAAASAQTVTLKHDEGTAQVTRDPKRLVVLDEGALDMIYALGLGDRVVGLGSAVTGPDGLTAGGFLKPEVLRTGFLARGKLNNPRFVGGWTSPNLETILSLKPDLIVRSTWEGNQNYDRLSRIAPTAGFREDAPGFWQGSLRNLARVFGRQVQAERVIKQAADTNRANARRLAAAGVFRKYPKVVVVSPFTGGSTWLYNEVRLIDDLRALGFKDGLRAPSTTLGVGAQISDEALLNLDKQTLVVIMPPAGQYNGGDAFLKSAVGQRLRGQSVVYNLEANSPWSGPLVSIRNSNDVTRLILEAVK from the coding sequence ATGAAGGCTCTCCTGACTTCCCTCGCCGCCCTGTCGCTCGCCGCCGCGTCGGCCCAAACCGTCACCCTGAAGCACGACGAGGGCACCGCGCAGGTGACGCGCGACCCCAAACGCCTCGTCGTGCTCGACGAGGGGGCGCTGGACATGATCTACGCCTTGGGGTTGGGCGACCGGGTGGTGGGGCTGGGGAGCGCGGTCACCGGGCCCGACGGGCTGACGGCGGGGGGCTTTCTCAAGCCCGAGGTGCTCAGGACCGGCTTCCTGGCGCGCGGCAAGCTGAATAACCCCCGCTTCGTGGGAGGTTGGACCTCGCCCAACTTGGAGACGATCCTCTCGCTGAAGCCCGACCTGATCGTGCGCTCGACCTGGGAGGGCAACCAGAATTACGACAGGCTCAGCCGCATCGCCCCCACCGCCGGGTTCCGCGAGGACGCCCCGGGCTTCTGGCAGGGGAGCCTGCGCAACCTCGCCCGCGTCTTCGGGCGGCAGGTGCAGGCCGAGCGGGTGATCAAGCAGGCCGCCGACACCAACCGCGCCAACGCCCGCAGGCTCGCGGCGGCGGGCGTGTTCAGGAAGTACCCCAAGGTCGTGGTCGTCTCGCCCTTCACGGGGGGCAGCACCTGGCTCTACAACGAGGTCCGCCTCATCGACGACCTGCGCGCGCTGGGATTCAAGGACGGCCTGAGGGCCCCCTCCACCACCCTGGGCGTCGGCGCCCAGATCAGCGACGAGGCTCTGCTGAACCTGGACAAGCAGACGCTGGTGGTCATCATGCCGCCCGCCGGGCAGTACAACGGCGGCGACGCCTTCCTGAAGTCGGCGGTCGGGCAGCGCCTGAGGGGTCAGAGCGTGGTCTACAACCTGGAGGCGAACAGCCCGTGGTCGGGCCCTCTCGTCTCCATCCGCAATAGCAACGACGTGACCCGCCTGATCCTGGAGGCGGTGAAGTGA
- a CDS encoding sucrase ferredoxin, translated as MSELKTPPARLPLCADASRAAGEDPIGTAPHWQEVTVLELGVPVWASLRNAEAWTSEQRGVFEALRGKVEASGAGFGLLMAAPERSGGPLRVRHHVRGAGGFTRRDYESDLPQTEWARGLTATLLHPEGLVGGEWAEVPAPSGSDHHVCTHGTVDAACGKYGMPVYHGLRREGHRVWRTGHFGGHRFAATAVELPSGLLWAHLTPELAGRIARREVHPAEVGKHLRGFAGLPAPAQVLDRELLARHGWDWLNAERTARVQTEEEGIRVTLSYTWNGERGHASALVREAEPLHLPGSSHRADLGPVRQYAAPDVQIAYGEPSPA; from the coding sequence TTGAGTGAGCTGAAGACGCCCCCCGCCCGCCTTCCCCTGTGCGCGGACGCTTCCCGCGCCGCCGGGGAGGACCCCATCGGCACCGCCCCCCACTGGCAGGAGGTGACGGTCCTCGAACTGGGCGTGCCCGTGTGGGCGAGCCTGCGCAATGCCGAGGCCTGGACGAGCGAGCAGCGCGGCGTCTTCGAGGCCCTGCGCGGCAAGGTAGAGGCGAGCGGGGCGGGCTTCGGGTTGCTGATGGCCGCGCCGGAGCGATCCGGGGGGCCGTTGCGGGTCCGCCATCACGTGCGGGGGGCCGGAGGCTTCACCCGCCGCGACTACGAGTCCGACCTCCCCCAGACCGAGTGGGCGCGCGGGCTGACCGCCACCCTGCTGCATCCCGAAGGGCTCGTGGGCGGCGAGTGGGCCGAGGTCCCTGCTCCTTCCGGCTCCGACCACCACGTCTGCACGCACGGGACGGTGGACGCGGCCTGCGGCAAGTACGGGATGCCCGTCTACCACGGCCTGCGGCGGGAAGGGCACCGGGTCTGGCGCACCGGCCACTTCGGGGGCCACCGCTTCGCCGCGACGGCGGTGGAGTTGCCGTCCGGCCTCCTGTGGGCCCACCTGACGCCGGAGCTGGCGGGCCGAATCGCCCGGCGGGAGGTGCATCCGGCAGAGGTCGGGAAGCATCTGCGCGGCTTCGCGGGGTTGCCCGCCCCCGCCCAGGTGCTCGACCGGGAACTCCTCGCCCGCCACGGCTGGGACTGGCTGAACGCGGAGCGCACGGCCCGGGTGCAGACGGAGGAAGAAGGCATTCGGGTCACCCTGTCCTATACCTGGAACGGCGAGCGGGGCCACGCCAGCGCGCTCGTCCGGGAGGCCGAGCCCCTCCACCTCCCCGGGTCCAGCCACAGGGCCGACCTCGGCCCGGTGCGGCAGTACGCCGCCCCCGACGTGCAGATCGCTTACGGAGAGCCGAGCCCCGCTTGA
- a CDS encoding FecCD family ABC transporter permease — MRRPLTFALAAALLGLALLASLALGASEIGLGRVARLLLSPDDGTDSLVIHTLRLPRTVVAALAGAGLGVSGLLLQGVTRNPLADPGILGVEAGGALAILVMVVFFPGAPAALFVPAAFLGGALAAALAYGVARRVGVTPLRLALAGVAVASLFGAVTRGLQILFEERAQGALFALSGSVAGRTWAQAAQVAPWVGLGLLLSLLLTPRLNVLALGEDVARGLGARTERDSALVTVLGVLLAAASVSVVGPVGFVGLVIPHAARALMGPDHRLSLPLAALLGAAFLILADIVARLIDRPAETSVGILVAAAGAPFFVLLARRIGRR, encoded by the coding sequence TTGAGACGCCCCCTGACCTTCGCCCTCGCCGCCGCGCTCCTCGGCCTCGCCCTCCTCGCCTCGCTGGCGCTGGGGGCGAGCGAGATCGGCCTGGGGCGGGTCGCCCGCCTGCTCCTGTCCCCGGACGACGGCACCGACAGCCTCGTGATCCATACCCTGCGGCTGCCGCGCACGGTGGTGGCCGCGCTCGCCGGGGCGGGGCTCGGCGTGTCGGGCCTGCTCCTCCAGGGGGTGACGCGCAATCCCCTGGCCGACCCCGGCATCCTGGGGGTGGAGGCGGGCGGGGCCCTCGCCATCCTGGTCATGGTGGTGTTCTTTCCGGGGGCCCCCGCCGCCCTCTTCGTGCCCGCCGCCTTTCTGGGTGGGGCCCTCGCGGCGGCCCTCGCCTACGGGGTCGCGCGGCGGGTAGGGGTCACGCCGCTGCGACTCGCGCTCGCGGGCGTGGCGGTGGCGAGCCTCTTCGGAGCCGTCACCCGTGGCCTGCAAATCCTGTTCGAGGAACGCGCTCAGGGCGCCCTCTTCGCCCTCTCCGGCTCGGTGGCGGGCCGGACCTGGGCACAGGCGGCGCAGGTCGCCCCCTGGGTGGGGCTGGGTCTGCTGCTCTCCCTTCTCCTCACGCCCCGGCTCAACGTGCTCGCCCTCGGGGAGGACGTGGCCCGCGGCCTGGGCGCCCGCACCGAGCGCGACTCGGCCCTCGTGACGGTCCTCGGGGTGCTTCTCGCGGCGGCGTCGGTCAGCGTGGTCGGCCCGGTGGGCTTCGTGGGGCTGGTCATTCCCCACGCGGCGCGCGCCCTGATGGGACCGGACCACCGCCTTAGCCTGCCCCTCGCCGCCCTGCTGGGGGCCGCCTTCCTGATCCTTGCCGATATCGTCGCCCGCCTCATCGACCGCCCCGCCGAGACGTCCGTCGGCATCCTCGTCGCCGCCGCCGGGGCGCCCTTTTTCGTGCTCCTCGCGCGCCGGATTGGCCGCAGATAA
- a CDS encoding ABC transporter substrate-binding protein, translating to MQKKPLFLAALTLGTAAAVTVNHERGTLNLSQPARRVVALEYSFVDTLVALGVKPVGAALGTAGGDRGTPPYLRDRVQGVTVTGSRAQPSFETMAAARPDLILADAFVHGNVYPQLSKLAPTAAFQSRRGSLDDLNAQTLAIGRLVGREGAARQLLADQRSLLAKARVLARRNAPPFVAAVATPGSLTVHTSGSFVGSFLEDLGRRNQVAVKDGQTQYEISLEGLVALNPQTLVLFTAPDERPITETWKTNPLWQKLAAVQRGRVYEFSRDNWTRGRGPIALKLMVAETIQSRLLQDAAPPTEFGYR from the coding sequence ATGCAGAAGAAGCCGCTTTTCCTCGCCGCCCTCACCCTCGGCACCGCCGCCGCCGTCACCGTCAACCACGAGCGGGGCACGCTGAACCTGAGCCAGCCCGCCCGGCGAGTCGTCGCGCTGGAATACTCGTTCGTGGACACCCTCGTCGCGCTCGGCGTGAAGCCGGTCGGGGCGGCGCTGGGCACCGCGGGCGGCGACCGGGGCACGCCGCCCTACCTCAGAGATCGGGTGCAGGGCGTGACCGTCACGGGCAGCCGCGCCCAGCCCAGCTTCGAGACGATGGCCGCCGCCCGCCCCGACCTGATCCTCGCCGACGCCTTTGTCCACGGGAACGTCTACCCGCAACTCTCCAAACTCGCGCCCACCGCCGCCTTCCAGAGCCGCCGGGGCAGCCTCGACGACCTGAACGCCCAGACCCTCGCCATCGGTCGCCTCGTCGGGCGTGAGGGAGCGGCACGGCAACTCCTCGCGGACCAGAGGAGCCTCCTGGCGAAGGCGAGGGTGCTCGCCCGGAGGAACGCGCCCCCCTTCGTCGCGGCGGTCGCCACGCCCGGGAGCCTCACCGTCCACACGAGCGGGAGCTTCGTGGGCAGCTTCCTGGAGGACCTGGGGCGGAGGAACCAAGTCGCCGTGAAGGACGGGCAGACCCAGTACGAGATTTCCTTGGAGGGCCTCGTCGCCCTCAATCCGCAGACCCTCGTGCTCTTCACTGCCCCCGACGAGAGGCCCATCACCGAGACGTGGAAGACCAACCCCCTGTGGCAGAAGCTCGCCGCCGTGCAAAGGGGCCGGGTCTACGAGTTCAGCCGCGACAACTGGACCCGCGGACGCGGC